The following coding sequences lie in one Palaemon carinicauda isolate YSFRI2023 chromosome 7, ASM3689809v2, whole genome shotgun sequence genomic window:
- the LOC137643579 gene encoding mite group 2 allergen Gly d 2.02-like, with product MQGVYIILSAVLASAVATQFQDCGSIGIDVVLDVADCPTPPCVLQRGHSYLINFKFISSVDTDTLTIGASANLGGLEVPWPGIDTDACKGLEGTDSPCPIKAGDFVDWKFDAVVLPEYPKIQTMITFKLIDSNKGYQTCAKLPAVIA from the exons ATGCAAGGGGTCTACATCATCCTTTCGGCCGTTTTAGCATCGGCTGTAGCTACTCAATTCCAAGACTGCG GATCCATTGGAATAGACGTGGTGTTGGACGTTGCCGATTGTCCCACGCCTCCTTGTGTGCTGCAAAGGGGCCACTCTTACTTGATCAACTTCAAGTTCATCTCAA GCGTTGATACCGACACCTTGACGATTGGTGCATCAGCAAACCTTGGCGGATTAGAGGTCCCATGGCCTGGCATCGACACTGACGCCTGCAAGGGGCTCGAAGGAACCGACTCTCCTTGTCCCATCAAGGCTGGGGATTTTGTGGACTGGAAGTTTGATGCGGTGGTTCTTCCTGAGTACCCAAAG ATCCAAACGATGATAACCTTCAAGCTGATCGATTCAAACAAAGGTTACCAAACTTGTGCCAAATTACCGGCTGTCATTGCATAA